Proteins encoded together in one Phoenix dactylifera cultivar Barhee BC4 unplaced genomic scaffold, palm_55x_up_171113_PBpolish2nd_filt_p 001234F, whole genome shotgun sequence window:
- the LOC120103726 gene encoding putative pentatricopeptide repeat-containing protein At1g09680 has product MAHLLHRRRLPSLARPLLRLLVARRGRHSAPALFSAALQAAAPRPPHPSLLDTLALEYADAGLVSDAIHCLRLALRHRLPLPFRSSAHLLHQLMRSDSPAAAWVFYSEILAAGFPPKLQTFNVLMHSLCKEGKVREAHSVFDKIRRFKTEPSAVSFNTLINGYCKVGDLDAGFDLKRRMMEAGVHPDVFTYSALIGGLCKASRLEDANQLFDEMCSRGLVPNAVTFTTLIDGHCKDGKVVAGLEIYREMCRKGTQPDLVTFNALVNGLCKAGDLREAKRVVEEMRGRGLKPDKVTYTTLIDGCCKEGHLELAIEVKRRMVAEGVELDDVTYTALISGLSREGWVVDAERTLHEMVRAGMVPDEATYTMVIDAFCKKGEVKTGFKLLKEMQSKGHKPGVITYNVIMNGLCKLGQMKNANMLLNAMLNLGVVPDDVTYNILLEGHCKHGEVENHEELRGEKGMVSDFAVYTSLINELVRKPRSHQSK; this is encoded by the coding sequence ATGGCCCACCTCCTCCACCGACGCCGCCTCCCCTCCCTCGCCCggcccctcctccgcctcctcgtCGCACGCCGCGGCCGCCACTCTGCCCCCGCCCTCTTCTCCGCCGCCCTCCAGGCCGCCGCCCCCCGCCCCCCTCACCCTTCCCTCCTCGACACCCTCGCCCTCGAGTACGCCGACGCCGGCCTCGTCTCCGACGCCATCCACTGCCTCCGCCTTGCCCTCCGGCACCgcctccccctccccttccGCTCCTCTGCCCACCTCCTCCACCAGCTCATGAGGTCCGACTCCCCCGCCGCTGCCTGGGTCTTCTACTCGGAGATCCTCGCCGCTGGATTCCCTCCCAAGCTGCAAACTTTCAACGTGCTAATGCACTCTCTCTGCAAGGAGGGTAAGGTCAGGGAGGCCCATTCTGTTTTCGATAAGATTCGGAGGTTTAAAACTGAGCCCAGTGCCGTCAGCTTCAACACTCTCATCAATGGGTACTGTAAAGTTGGCGACTTGGACGCTGGATTTGATTTGAAGAGACGGATGATGGAAGCTGGGGTCCATCCTGATGTTTTTACCTACAGTGCTTTGATCGGGGGGTTGTGTAAAGCCAGCAGATTGGAGGATGCCAACCAGTTGTTCGATGAAATGTGCTCTAGAGGGTTGGTTCCCAATGCCGTTACATTCACCACGCTGATTGATGGGCACTGTAAAGACGGGAAGGTTGTGGCTGGGTTGGAGATTTATCGAGAGATGTGTAGGAAAGGTACTCAACCGGATTTGGTTACTTTTAATGCTCTTGTGAATGGCCTCTGCAAGGCCGGGGATTTGAGGGAGGCGAAGCGGGTTGTGGAGGAAATGAGGGGAAGAGGTCTGAAGCCTGACAAAGTGACTTACACTACTTTAATTGATGGGTGTTGCAAGGAGGGACATCTGGAGTTGGCAATTGAGGTTAAAAGGAGAATGGTGGCTGAAGGGGTTGAGTTAGATGACGTGACCTACACAGCGCTTATTTCGGGGTTGAGTAGAGAAGGGTGGGTGGTGGATGCAGAGAGGACACTACATGAGATGGTGAGGGCTGGTATGGTCCCCGACGAGGCGACATATACTATGGTAATTGATGCATTTTGTAAGAAAGGGGAAGTTAAGACAGGTTTTAAGTTGCTCAAGGAGATGCAGAGTAAGGGTCATAAGCCAGGGGTCATCACATATAATGTGATCATGAATGGGCTTTGCAAGCTTGGACAGATGAAGAATGCTAACATGCTCTTGAATGCCATGCTTAATCTAGGAGTTGTCCCAGACGATGTCACTTACAATATTCTTTTAGAGGGGCATTGCAAGCATGGAGAAGTTGAGAATCATGAGGAGTTAAGGGGTGAAAAGGGAATGGTTTCGGATTTTGCAGTTTATACATCCTTGATCAACGAATTAGTTAGAAAACCTAGGAGCCACCAAAGTAAATAG